From a region of the Thiomicrorhabdus sp. genome:
- the gspN gene encoding type II secretion system protein N, whose protein sequence is MFARLTVNKRKTAGLSVIFLVALLLSVIVQLPASWVLSQPTIESAIEQRINSNSNLHILASRGTIWQGEVDLAIQTYQTQNTRPGNLSSIKSSSASNVISIGSLSWNWHLTSLLFNNIKMNLNWTLNQSNLTGLVSTQVFAAHAKRTIVFTDVSGVADLNHLIQKIPTLDIPQLPMLQNLTGQVGVNELVGEYQLSENWFKSFTANLQVDSLTVMNNAFPRLAINATLEKDKIMARINGQQNSWSLTGAATLNKRLAYQVDFNLNAQSDNDLPDWAFLMRKKSATNYVSKLQGSLF, encoded by the coding sequence ATGTTTGCACGATTAACGGTTAATAAAAGAAAGACCGCAGGGTTAAGTGTGATTTTTTTAGTCGCACTTTTGTTGTCTGTTATCGTGCAATTGCCAGCTAGCTGGGTATTGTCACAACCAACAATAGAATCTGCTATTGAACAGAGAATTAACTCAAACTCAAATCTGCATATTTTGGCTTCACGTGGAACGATTTGGCAGGGTGAAGTTGATTTGGCAATTCAAACCTATCAAACTCAAAATACCAGGCCTGGTAATTTGAGTTCGATAAAATCAAGTTCAGCGAGCAATGTGATTAGCATTGGTTCATTGAGTTGGAATTGGCACCTTACTTCATTATTATTCAACAACATAAAAATGAATCTGAATTGGACGTTAAATCAATCAAATTTAACAGGCCTGGTATCCACGCAAGTGTTTGCCGCTCATGCTAAGCGTACTATTGTATTTACCGATGTATCTGGCGTTGCAGATTTAAACCATCTTATCCAGAAAATACCTACCTTAGATATCCCTCAATTACCAATGTTACAAAATTTAACAGGCCAGGTAGGTGTGAATGAGTTGGTTGGAGAGTATCAATTAAGCGAAAATTGGTTTAAAAGCTTTACCGCTAATTTACAAGTGGATTCATTAACGGTTATGAATAATGCTTTCCCAAGATTGGCTATAAACGCCACGCTTGAAAAAGATAAAATTATGGCTCGAATAAATGGTCAACAAAATAGCTGGTCTTTAACTGGTGCAGCCACATTAAATAAACGTTTAGCCTACCAAGTTGACTTTAATCTCAATGCACAATCAGATAATGATCTACCTGACTGGGCATTTCTAATGCGTAAAAAATCAGCAACGAATTATGTAAGTAAATTGCAAGGTAGTTTGTTCTAG
- a CDS encoding sensor histidine kinase codes for MKKIKLWLWILLCLFASTANAVVLTSDEAPHFIDIESYLDASQKLSITDVINKNDWQSHSNHFSFGYPGGNHWIKIELKNITNEPLNPFLWITETSLHKVVFYEKINNQLTKISKGLHLDVKYRDVMDTYPHLKVQLKPQEERVIYVELEGHLGVFGALLATSEKGFYSYVLKRSMIFSSIIVALIMLSLFYLFLHVYLKESSFIYYSLYSLSYSVWVALYNGLIPMFFNEWLNNLLYIFMPIAFIFLIKFSQSILETHKHNPRFHTLLNILIVLYVLVMFFIGYDLQIGFMLHNLVVTITMITLILLSLKSLLRKEKLINLYVIGLFAYFAGMIVLSLLALGWLPYNILTRNAPFPGSVIEFAFFAYILAMKVFQIQDEKERSNKYLAEIQTQTNLRLERQVSQRTSQLEQMLEKQNGLVQQYSHFISFITHELRNPLGIIKSQISLLRKETSRGINNCKNRLNTMSMTTQRMEMLFDDWLISDKIENDLFSFEIQTFELSEWIESLEEMIQQTYSTHQFQFEKQNVTIHADSVLLKLALYNLIDNAVKYSPLGSLIVIKTVVNEESIHLCVEDFGSEISEDDRQKIFERFVRGKGTSSVSGSGLGLSLVKNVMALHDGTVYVDDKYTKGSRFVLSFKRA; via the coding sequence ATGAAAAAAATAAAATTGTGGCTTTGGATTCTATTATGTCTGTTTGCATCAACTGCCAATGCGGTGGTTCTGACAAGTGACGAAGCCCCTCATTTTATAGACATAGAAAGCTATCTTGATGCTTCTCAAAAACTTTCAATTACCGATGTTATAAATAAAAACGATTGGCAGTCCCATTCTAATCACTTTTCATTTGGTTATCCTGGTGGTAACCACTGGATAAAGATTGAACTTAAAAATATCACTAACGAACCTCTTAATCCCTTTCTTTGGATAACAGAAACGTCTTTACATAAAGTTGTTTTTTACGAAAAAATTAATAATCAATTAACGAAAATTTCTAAAGGTTTGCATCTTGATGTTAAGTATCGAGATGTAATGGATACATATCCGCATTTGAAAGTTCAATTAAAACCTCAAGAAGAAAGAGTAATCTATGTTGAGCTGGAAGGACATTTAGGTGTTTTCGGTGCGTTATTAGCTACTTCAGAAAAGGGGTTTTATTCTTATGTATTGAAACGGTCAATGATTTTTTCTTCGATTATTGTCGCTCTTATCATGCTCTCACTTTTCTACTTGTTTTTGCATGTGTATCTTAAAGAATCAAGCTTTATTTATTATAGTCTTTATAGTTTGAGCTACTCAGTTTGGGTGGCCTTGTATAACGGCTTAATCCCTATGTTTTTCAATGAATGGTTGAATAATCTATTGTATATATTCATGCCCATTGCCTTTATATTTCTCATTAAATTTTCACAATCTATTTTAGAGACTCATAAACATAATCCCCGCTTTCATACTCTCCTCAATATTTTGATTGTACTGTATGTTTTAGTGATGTTTTTTATTGGTTATGACTTGCAAATAGGCTTTATGTTGCATAATTTGGTTGTCACTATAACGATGATAACCCTTATCTTGTTATCACTTAAGTCTCTGCTACGAAAAGAAAAGCTGATTAATTTATATGTTATTGGCTTGTTTGCCTATTTTGCAGGCATGATTGTATTGTCATTGCTGGCATTAGGATGGTTACCCTATAACATATTGACACGTAATGCTCCTTTTCCTGGTTCTGTGATTGAATTTGCATTTTTTGCATATATTCTTGCGATGAAAGTGTTTCAAATACAGGATGAAAAAGAACGTTCTAATAAATATTTGGCAGAAATACAAACTCAAACCAATCTTCGTTTAGAAAGGCAAGTTTCACAACGAACTTCGCAGCTAGAGCAAATGTTGGAAAAACAAAATGGGTTGGTTCAGCAATACTCACATTTTATATCCTTTATTACCCATGAATTAAGAAATCCTTTGGGCATTATTAAAAGCCAAATTTCTCTGTTAAGAAAAGAGACATCTAGAGGCATAAATAACTGTAAAAACCGTCTTAATACTATGAGCATGACCACTCAGCGAATGGAAATGCTATTTGATGACTGGTTGATTTCAGATAAAATTGAAAACGACCTTTTCTCTTTTGAAATTCAGACCTTTGAATTGTCTGAATGGATAGAATCGCTAGAAGAAATGATTCAACAAACATACAGTACCCATCAGTTTCAGTTTGAAAAACAAAATGTTACGATTCATGCTGATTCAGTTTTACTTAAACTGGCGCTCTATAATTTAATAGATAATGCGGTTAAATATTCACCTCTTGGAAGCTTGATTGTTATTAAGACTGTGGTGAATGAAGAATCTATTCATCTTTGTGTTGAAGATTTTGGGTCAGAAATATCTGAAGATGACAGGCAAAAAATCTTTGAACGTTTTGTTCGTGGTAAAGGTACCAGTAGTGTCTCAGGAAGTGGTTTAGGGCTGTCTTTAGTTAAAAATGTCATGGCACTTCATGATGGAACGGTTTATGTAGATGATAAATATACAAAAGGTAGCCGTTTTGTTTTAAGCTTTAAACGTGCTTAA
- a CDS encoding response regulator transcription factor, which translates to MNGINVLVIEDEIDLRDAVVSYLNLEDAFAVGVSNLNDAQKWLAKNTPDVVVLDLNLEGDDGMEWLKERPLSDDISVIITSARGEVVDRIQGFELGIDSYLIKPIALEELTAIISNIHNKKQAVSPSLTPAEWILNALDWSLKHKSHPEPIKLTKLEEMVLNRLALMPGQAVTKKELILALNKKEDSYDSRSLEVLVRRLRQKLEPISGDKTKPIKTIHSIGYSFIESIEII; encoded by the coding sequence ATGAATGGTATTAATGTATTAGTTATTGAAGATGAAATTGATTTACGTGATGCAGTTGTCTCTTATTTAAATTTAGAAGATGCATTTGCTGTTGGTGTTAGTAATCTCAATGATGCTCAAAAATGGTTGGCTAAAAACACGCCTGATGTGGTTGTTTTAGACCTAAATCTAGAAGGTGATGATGGTATGGAGTGGCTTAAAGAAAGGCCACTAAGTGATGATATTTCTGTCATTATTACCTCTGCGAGAGGTGAGGTTGTTGATCGTATCCAAGGTTTTGAGTTGGGAATTGATTCTTACCTTATTAAGCCAATTGCTTTAGAAGAGCTAACAGCAATTATTTCTAATATTCATAATAAAAAGCAGGCAGTATCTCCTTCATTAACCCCTGCAGAGTGGATATTAAATGCCTTGGATTGGAGTTTAAAGCATAAAAGCCATCCAGAGCCTATTAAGTTAACCAAACTTGAAGAAATGGTGTTAAATCGATTGGCATTAATGCCAGGTCAAGCCGTTACTAAAAAAGAACTCATTTTAGCTCTAAATAAAAAAGAAGATTCCTATGACTCAAGAAGTCTGGAGGTCTTGGTTAGAAGGCTACGTCAGAAACTTGAACCCATATCTGGGGATAAAACCAAGCCTATCAAAACAATTCATTCGATTGGTTATTCCTTTATAGAGTCAATAGAAATTATTTAA
- a CDS encoding type II secretion system protein yields the protein MKHQAHNKSQRGFTLVEMSIVLVIIGLILGAVSIGKDLQRDAEYSKIKQKFVDQWVQAYNTYYQRAGVVVGDSQSQPRFMVNGENYAAATGSPISGGDMTAVSEPNAICQGSKAPKMTRANADVDLHSFFDRLGIRMPPGRAEGLEDRYLYLDSNGNPQEVQVCFQWNKPGTADGSGNVMVLAGLTPDLARTLDQMIDGKADAREGNFRQQGVANTTGGIAGIEWVGNNAQDQSAATASATDVSDNQDEDQVITVVAIYKMNQ from the coding sequence GTGAAACATCAAGCACATAATAAGTCGCAACGTGGTTTTACCTTAGTTGAGATGTCGATTGTATTGGTCATTATCGGTTTAATTTTAGGTGCGGTGTCTATTGGTAAAGATCTGCAAAGAGATGCTGAATACAGCAAAATCAAACAAAAATTTGTTGATCAATGGGTGCAAGCTTACAACACTTATTATCAGAGGGCGGGGGTCGTAGTTGGAGATAGTCAATCTCAACCAAGATTTATGGTGAATGGAGAAAATTATGCAGCGGCAACGGGTTCTCCTATTTCAGGTGGGGATATGACTGCGGTTTCAGAGCCTAATGCTATTTGTCAGGGTTCCAAAGCACCCAAGATGACTAGAGCAAATGCCGATGTAGATTTACATTCATTTTTTGATCGCTTGGGTATTCGCATGCCTCCTGGGCGTGCGGAGGGTCTAGAAGATAGATATCTTTACTTAGACAGTAATGGTAACCCTCAGGAAGTCCAGGTTTGTTTTCAATGGAATAAACCAGGGACTGCTGATGGATCAGGAAATGTAATGGTTTTAGCTGGATTGACCCCTGATTTAGCAAGAACGCTAGACCAGATGATTGATGGAAAAGCGGATGCTCGTGAAGGTAATTTTAGACAGCAAGGCGTAGCGAATACCACAGGTGGTATCGCAGGTATTGAGTGGGTTGGAAATAATGCACAGGATCAGTCAGCGGCTACAGCCAGTGCAACTGATGTTTCAGATAATCAGGATGAAGATCAGGTTATCACCGTGGTTGCTATCTATAAAATGAATCAATAG
- a CDS encoding prepilin-type N-terminal cleavage/methylation domain-containing protein gives MTMQKIAKIKGFTLVEMAIVLAIIGVILGAVSVGKDLQRDAENQKIYQKFVAAWKTAYDQYYTRIGVVLGDSQVAPTYMVNGLEANIGSGSSGGASGNVNGNVAGVANNFQGTGLKICHGQGYAANTVGLGDAGLAQQDLHALFDRAGLKMPPGRAEGQEDRYLYLDANGNPAELQVCFQWNPDGTNSGAGNVLVLRGLTPDLARTLDTMIDGKPDAIEGRFRQQDAALNTNGANTSQQPGVEWRANSTYKVGEEATATADGKGDNQDENRIVLLTAQWQMDQ, from the coding sequence ATGACTATGCAAAAAATAGCCAAAATAAAAGGCTTTACCCTTGTTGAAATGGCCATTGTTTTGGCTATTATTGGGGTGATTTTGGGTGCTGTTTCTGTTGGTAAAGATTTACAGCGTGATGCTGAAAACCAAAAAATATATCAAAAATTTGTAGCCGCTTGGAAGACCGCCTATGACCAATACTATACCCGTATTGGCGTGGTTTTGGGTGATAGTCAAGTCGCTCCAACTTATATGGTTAATGGCTTAGAGGCTAATATTGGTAGTGGTTCAAGCGGTGGTGCCTCTGGAAATGTAAACGGAAATGTAGCCGGCGTTGCTAATAACTTTCAAGGCACTGGTCTGAAAATCTGTCATGGTCAAGGTTATGCCGCTAATACCGTTGGGTTAGGTGATGCAGGGCTTGCACAGCAAGATCTTCATGCATTGTTTGACCGAGCGGGCTTAAAAATGCCTCCAGGTCGTGCAGAAGGCCAAGAAGATCGCTATTTATACTTAGATGCAAATGGCAACCCTGCGGAATTGCAGGTTTGTTTTCAGTGGAATCCTGATGGTACTAATAGTGGTGCTGGTAATGTTCTTGTGTTGAGAGGACTTACTCCTGATTTAGCTCGTACTTTGGATACGATGATTGATGGTAAGCCTGATGCGATTGAAGGTCGTTTCCGTCAGCAAGATGCCGCTTTAAATACTAATGGGGCAAATACCAGTCAGCAGCCTGGGGTCGAATGGCGTGCAAATAGTACATATAAGGTTGGAGAAGAAGCCACAGCTACAGCCGATGGAAAAGGTGATAATCAGGATGAGAATCGAATTGTGTTATTGACAGCACAATGGCAGATGGATCAGTAG
- the mshL gene encoding pilus (MSHA type) biogenesis protein MshL, whose translation MNNYQKMGFKMRTKNHAYIQIVSLAVSGVLMAGCTTAHVSQNNIDNMKAVDTQSHELISDRIDQESKKFLDQNKSLYKAIQKIPEVKPEVVAVEPVFNPLDAVQISVNVDNGDVQSVLHAISDQAGMSLLMDPQLSELKRKISMHLKNVPASLVFNQVMDLLDFDGQVKGNVLIVKPYREKVYELNFLQTSTSIDYSMGGDVFGANTSSKGNSSGSSGGNKPMTGTLAFKGTGATKSNPYAQLSKMLEDVLGRKKSNEQDSQIPGVTNQAPNIMNRLAMPVKEKPKGFQPIYSLNEMTGTLYLKAKPSQVEAVDQLITQYKSVLSRQVLIEAQLLDVRLGDGNQYGVDWNKLGQDIAYNYGAGSVDLGGVTDTLAGTGNQIRSITIPANNYGVDGATSLKLVHSANTFSVAMQALQQFGTLRVLSNPSIRAKNARPAFISVGRNSQYISESTTTVNNVGGSLTTSSDVSTSSVFDGIILGFEPFIDADGKISLTIHPMQSNVDKASMALVDVGNGTKITLPVIDFKGLTTSLSLKDGDTVILGGLMDEVATDSGEGVPGLNEIPGIGALFGGNRMHEKETRELVMVLRVTIL comes from the coding sequence ATGAATAATTATCAAAAAATGGGTTTTAAGATGCGTACTAAAAATCATGCTTATATTCAAATCGTATCACTTGCTGTGAGTGGTGTATTAATGGCGGGGTGCACAACTGCACATGTTTCCCAAAACAATATTGATAATATGAAGGCTGTCGATACTCAATCACATGAGTTGATTTCGGATCGTATTGATCAAGAATCCAAAAAGTTTTTGGATCAAAACAAGTCTCTTTACAAAGCGATTCAAAAAATTCCTGAAGTAAAACCAGAAGTGGTTGCAGTTGAACCCGTATTTAATCCATTAGATGCGGTTCAAATTAGTGTGAATGTAGACAATGGCGATGTTCAATCGGTGCTTCATGCAATTTCAGACCAAGCGGGAATGAGTTTACTGATGGACCCACAGTTATCAGAACTTAAACGCAAAATCAGTATGCATCTAAAAAATGTTCCAGCAAGCCTTGTGTTTAACCAAGTAATGGATCTTCTAGATTTTGATGGTCAGGTGAAAGGCAATGTTTTGATTGTTAAGCCTTACCGTGAAAAAGTATATGAATTGAATTTTTTACAGACTTCTACCAGTATTGATTACAGCATGGGTGGAGATGTGTTTGGTGCGAATACCAGTTCAAAAGGCAATAGTAGTGGCAGCTCAGGTGGCAATAAACCCATGACTGGTACTTTAGCATTTAAAGGCACAGGGGCAACAAAAAGTAACCCTTATGCTCAGTTAAGTAAAATGTTAGAAGACGTTTTAGGTAGAAAAAAATCAAATGAACAAGATAGCCAGATCCCAGGTGTTACTAATCAAGCACCAAATATAATGAATCGTTTGGCAATGCCTGTTAAAGAAAAACCAAAAGGTTTTCAGCCCATTTACTCTCTAAATGAAATGACAGGTACCTTATACCTGAAAGCTAAACCTTCACAAGTTGAGGCGGTTGATCAACTTATTACACAATATAAATCAGTACTTTCTAGACAAGTATTAATTGAAGCACAGCTACTGGATGTTCGCCTAGGCGATGGAAATCAGTACGGGGTTGATTGGAATAAGCTAGGTCAAGATATTGCCTATAACTACGGAGCAGGATCCGTTGATTTAGGTGGTGTAACAGATACCTTGGCTGGCACAGGTAACCAAATTCGTTCTATCACAATTCCTGCTAACAATTATGGTGTGGATGGTGCGACGAGTTTAAAACTTGTGCACTCGGCAAATACCTTTTCAGTTGCGATGCAGGCATTGCAGCAATTCGGTACCTTAAGAGTATTATCTAATCCAAGTATTCGTGCTAAAAATGCTCGTCCAGCCTTTATTAGTGTGGGGCGTAACTCGCAATATATTTCCGAAAGTACTACTACTGTCAATAATGTCGGTGGTTCTTTAACCACATCAAGTGATGTATCAACTAGTTCTGTATTTGATGGAATCATTTTAGGGTTTGAACCATTTATTGATGCTGATGGAAAAATCAGTTTAACCATTCACCCAATGCAGTCGAATGTAGATAAAGCAAGTATGGCATTGGTTGATGTGGGTAATGGCACTAAAATTACATTGCCAGTAATCGATTTCAAAGGTCTAACTACTTCTCTAAGCCTTAAAGATGGTGACACGGTTATTTTAGGTGGTTTGATGGATGAAGTGGCAACTGACTCAGGAGAAGGAGTGCCTGGCTTAAATGAGATTCCTGGCATTGGTGCTCTATTTGGTGGTAACCGTATGCACGAAAAGGAGACTAGAGAGTTAGTTATGGTTTTACGTGTAACAATTCTCTAG
- a CDS encoding tetratricopeptide repeat protein produces MSLIYNSLKQHEKKKDSQPKINPMSQRIRAQERKTFSKTSFLLIVSVSTAVCIVGLLIVQNYWGYQAKDEHVNSVHHLVLASNPQTSALSKESDLLSQEHQNIDLNTNQETTNETKNVVTQEIKEKSLVAKSNDALLKQDLQLTLASKEMVTAPTQSEISPKLATVSIQHNEQKIGAEAKSDKALIVKDKEVKPAEQIVQADSSTKNNGSEALAPDGLNEVGPAIKVKEDVLVASLTSKQEVNKSEVKRTEVSKVEVKQEPKAPQVLLKTEKLVVAKVANKPKPILAKTVVKNRVAKPIVTATEKGATFKKMDVKVAKSNAIQTDEIANKNTYEYFNSVKSKVAEIKQSIRLKNDKQVERHLNELKKLSGKDSVIYQRMDAYASLKKQHYQAAANSYQKLLNQKPEDMEANMNLVIALAELGDQQTAKQKLNRLDSMYPESSQLKQYKKMIHAKYGY; encoded by the coding sequence ATGAGCTTAATATATAACTCATTAAAACAGCATGAGAAAAAAAAAGACTCGCAACCGAAAATAAATCCGATGAGCCAGAGAATACGAGCTCAAGAGAGGAAAACTTTTTCAAAAACTTCTTTTTTGCTTATTGTTTCAGTCTCAACGGCAGTTTGTATTGTCGGTTTATTGATTGTGCAAAATTATTGGGGTTATCAAGCCAAAGATGAACACGTCAACAGTGTTCATCATCTAGTTTTGGCAAGCAATCCTCAAACAAGTGCTTTGAGTAAAGAGAGTGATTTGCTTAGTCAAGAACATCAGAATATTGATCTCAATACAAATCAAGAAACAACGAATGAAACAAAAAATGTAGTTACTCAGGAGATAAAAGAAAAGAGTTTGGTCGCTAAATCAAATGATGCATTACTTAAGCAAGATCTGCAATTAACGTTGGCATCAAAAGAGATGGTTACAGCACCAACGCAATCTGAAATTTCTCCTAAATTAGCTACGGTGTCAATACAGCACAATGAGCAAAAGATAGGTGCTGAAGCAAAATCTGATAAAGCACTTATTGTAAAAGATAAAGAGGTAAAGCCAGCGGAACAAATAGTTCAGGCTGATAGTTCTACTAAAAATAACGGTAGTGAGGCTTTAGCACCCGATGGATTAAACGAGGTTGGACCTGCCATTAAGGTTAAAGAGGATGTTCTTGTTGCGAGTCTAACGAGTAAACAAGAGGTCAATAAATCTGAAGTTAAGAGAACTGAAGTAAGTAAGGTTGAGGTCAAACAAGAACCGAAAGCTCCTCAAGTCTTGCTAAAAACTGAAAAGCTAGTTGTCGCTAAAGTTGCTAATAAGCCTAAGCCCATTTTAGCTAAAACTGTTGTAAAGAATCGTGTTGCAAAACCAATAGTAACAGCTACTGAAAAAGGGGCGACATTCAAAAAAATGGATGTAAAAGTAGCCAAATCGAATGCAATACAAACTGATGAGATTGCAAATAAAAATACGTATGAGTATTTCAATTCAGTTAAAAGTAAGGTTGCAGAGATTAAACAATCTATTCGTTTAAAAAATGACAAACAAGTAGAAAGACATTTAAACGAGTTAAAGAAGTTATCTGGAAAAGATAGCGTTATTTATCAAAGAATGGATGCTTATGCCTCATTAAAGAAACAACATTACCAAGCGGCTGCTAATAGTTATCAAAAATTACTAAACCAAAAGCCTGAAGATATGGAGGCGAATATGAATTTAGTTATTGCATTGGCCGAGTTAGGTGACCAGCAGACGGCCAAACAGAAATTGAATCGCTTAGATTCGATGTATCCCGAATCAAGCCAATTGAAACAATATAAAAAAATGATTCACGCTAAATATGGATATTAG
- a CDS encoding AAA family ATPase: MDISLAIPDADMFDRIGLTESPFPVTPDASHYFCSQRLESHVLELMHCIHMRKGFLLFTADVGLGKSTLSRYLINNLDELDTDISLVLNTFLQGVELLKAINDDFGMKVEGGIKEQLDALNSFLLRQYANQRNCLIIIDDAQNLSTESLEMIRLISNFEVSTHKLVQILLIAQPEIMLTLNLPQIRQLKSRIALHIELAPFTEQEVLDYVYFRLDGAGNQHNICLTKKAGKQLHKLSKGYPRRINLIMDRVLYALLVDANTLVSDKLIILANNDIEQVRYDGDVSKKANAYRTKAYMTGFAAVLILGLVFWQFEPKAWMSRLSEQKIVTDSYASLPLSEEAVDKKEVLKNTLINAPFEQVKVNVTKDLPGLVNQAVATELVKKNVNTEFNYFLRDYGIKDPKGELASALTQENWDLLKKQILQQGWELLLNKKPFIGPARAVLKLESSNQKKYWLMLWKPKLTFSKYYFGMKSSNVERLQKLLKQEGFFKFSEDAVLGSKTMYAVANFQRSVGIEPTGKADSLTLYFLTRDNSALVM, from the coding sequence ATGGATATTAGTTTAGCGATTCCTGATGCAGATATGTTTGATCGCATTGGTCTTACAGAATCTCCTTTTCCTGTAACACCTGATGCAAGTCATTATTTTTGTTCTCAGAGACTAGAATCACACGTACTTGAATTAATGCATTGCATTCATATGCGTAAAGGTTTTTTACTTTTTACAGCAGATGTAGGCCTAGGTAAAAGTACATTAAGCCGTTATTTAATTAACAATTTGGATGAACTAGATACTGATATTTCTTTAGTTTTGAATACGTTTTTACAGGGTGTTGAATTATTAAAAGCCATCAATGATGACTTTGGAATGAAGGTTGAAGGAGGCATTAAAGAACAGTTAGATGCGTTAAATAGTTTTTTATTAAGGCAATATGCAAATCAACGAAATTGCCTGATTATTATTGATGACGCACAAAATTTAAGTACAGAAAGTTTGGAGATGATTCGCCTTATATCAAATTTTGAGGTGAGTACACACAAGCTGGTGCAAATTTTACTTATTGCTCAACCAGAAATCATGTTGACCTTAAATTTGCCGCAAATAAGACAGCTAAAAAGCCGTATTGCACTGCATATAGAATTGGCACCTTTTACTGAACAAGAAGTATTAGATTACGTTTACTTTAGACTTGATGGTGCTGGTAATCAGCACAATATTTGTTTAACAAAAAAAGCAGGTAAACAGCTGCATAAACTGAGTAAAGGTTACCCAAGACGTATTAACCTGATAATGGATAGAGTTTTGTATGCCTTATTGGTAGATGCGAATACTTTAGTGAGCGATAAGCTGATCATCTTAGCAAATAATGATATTGAACAGGTTCGATATGACGGTGACGTTTCCAAAAAAGCAAATGCTTATCGCACTAAAGCCTATATGACAGGATTTGCAGCGGTCTTGATTTTAGGGTTAGTTTTTTGGCAGTTTGAACCAAAGGCTTGGATGAGTCGCTTGAGTGAACAAAAAATTGTTACCGATTCTTACGCCAGTTTACCTTTAAGTGAAGAGGCTGTAGATAAAAAAGAGGTGCTCAAAAACACCCTGATAAATGCCCCTTTTGAGCAGGTAAAGGTAAATGTAACAAAGGATTTACCAGGCCTGGTAAATCAGGCGGTAGCAACGGAATTAGTTAAAAAAAACGTTAATACAGAATTTAATTATTTTTTAAGAGATTATGGAATTAAAGACCCAAAAGGTGAACTGGCGAGTGCTTTAACACAAGAAAATTGGGATTTACTTAAAAAGCAAATTTTGCAACAAGGCTGGGAACTTTTACTAAATAAAAAACCTTTTATTGGGCCTGCTAGAGCAGTATTGAAATTGGAATCCAGTAATCAAAAAAAATATTGGTTAATGCTTTGGAAGCCAAAGCTAACATTTAGTAAATATTATTTTGGTATGAAGTCTTCTAATGTAGAGAGACTACAAAAGTTGCTAAAACAAGAAGGTTTTTTTAAGTTTTCTGAAGATGCCGTTCTTGGTTCTAAAACGATGTATGCCGTTGCTAATTTTCAGAGGTCGGTAGGAATTGAACCAACAGGTAAAGCAGATTCCTTAACATTGTATTTTTTAACTCGGGATAACAGTGCATTGGTCATGTAG